From a region of the Castanea sativa cultivar Marrone di Chiusa Pesio chromosome 10, ASM4071231v1 genome:
- the LOC142612689 gene encoding IRK-interacting protein, with product MAPSSSSSTKSPPPPSASHLSPHFTPIQECENEDGYSEEQRQSTRETTPSAPKHHSTPLHHQPHKNGKPKKIIKQSDSDANGMEDGTTVRCNKCRPHAREKISVVPLDNNGLNKHSSCSSSIASPNGVFKSIFLSLTRKSPRSSPSEATREEQWKIAVAELSQKLIHATRKRDEALHEASRLKYSMAELEKKLNKLEVYCHNLKSGLDECSTNSAYQKTSHSNRHSSLGLNDKVIEHFLVSVSESRSSVKLLSRSLTMQLRHMGSKVYERISVLLQPYDIKISLSKNPRSLVFYLEALLNKAFYEDFESIGFQRNASIQILNPIDRCEANFESFNFLRGLTWEEVLNKGTRHFSEEFSRFCDRKMSEIVSMLGWNRAWPEPLLQAFFAASKSVWLVHLLANSVHPSLPILKVDIGVGFDGVYMEDMGGDKVKRLAPSAVRIMVAPGFYVYGSVVKCKVLCRYYNAINNDQSNGEGKGILI from the exons AtggctccttcttcttcttcttccactaaatctcctcctcctccttctgcTTCCCACCTATCCCCTCACTTTACTCCA ATTCAAGAATGTGAAAATGAAGATGGGTATAGCGAGGAACAAAGGCAGAGTACTAGAGAGACTACACCAAGTGCTCCAAAGCACCACTCTACGCCACTTCATCATCAGCCTCACAAAAATGGCAAACCCAAGAAGATTATTAAGCAGTCAGATTCTGATGCCAATGGAATGGAAGATGGTACTACAGTGCGGTGCAACAAGTGTCGTCCACACGCGCGTGAGAAAATCTCTGTGGTTCCACTCGACAACAATGGCCTCAACAAGCactcttcttgttcttcatcgATTGCAAGTCCCAATGGCGTATTCAAGTcgatatttttatctttaactAGGAAGAGCCCGAGGTCTAGTCCATCAGAGGCGACGAGAGAGGAGCAGTGGAAGATTGCAGTGGCTGAGCTCTCACAAAAGCTTATTCACGCtacaagaaagagagatgagGCTCTTCATGAAGCTTCAAGGCTTAAGTATTCCATGGCTGAGTTAGAGAAGAAGCTCAACAAGCTCGAAGTCTATTGCCATAACTTGAAATCTGGGCTCGATGAATGTAGCACCAACTCAGCTTATCAAAAGACTAGCCACAGTAATCGACACAGCTCATTGGGGCTTAATGACAAAGTGATTGAACATTTTTTGGTTTCTGTTTCGGAGTCTCGGTCTTCGGTCAAGCTATTAAGCCGTTCACTCACTATGCAACTTAGGCACATGGGAAGTAAAGTATACGAAAGAATTTCAGTTCTTCTCCAACCTTATGATATAAAAATTTCACTCTCAAAGAACCCAAGAAGCTTGGTTTTTTACCTGGAGGCTTTACTGAACAAGGCTTTCTATGAAGACTTTGAATCAATTGGGTTTCAAAGGAATGCCTCGATTCAAATCTTGAATCCGATTGATAGGTGCGAGGCAAACTTCGAGTCCTTCAACTTTCTTCGTGGGTTGACATGGGAGGAAGTGTTGAACAAGGGAACAAGGCATTTCAGCGAAGAGTTTAGCAGGTTTTGTGACAGGAAAATGAGTGAAATTGTTTCAATGTTGGGATGGAACAGAGCGTGGCCAGAGCCATTGTTGCAGGCTTTCTTTGCTGCTTCAAAGAGTGTGTGGTTGGTGCACCTTTTAGCCAACTCGGTGCACCCAAGCTTGCCCATATTGAAAGTGGATATAGGTGTGGGGTTTGATGGGGTTTACATGGAGGATATGGGTGGAGATAAGGTGAAAAGGTTGGCTCCATCTGCGGTTCGTATCATGGTTGCACCTGGGTTCTATGTCTATGGCAGTGTGGTCAAATGCAAGGTGCTATGCAGGTACTATAACGCCATCAACAACGATCAAAGTAATGGTGAAGGCAAGGGTATACTTATAtga
- the LOC142612535 gene encoding uncharacterized protein LOC142612535, producing the protein MVVLLKFCELFCTTQLKTLQILNPFTSLSRFCHFESKPGFNSWDPSLPLRPKITKNNVAIFWDLDNKPPNSFPPYNTAVKLKAAMASFGVVRYMVAYANHHAFTHVPQVVREQRKGRKILTQLENRGVIKTVEPYLCRVCGRNFYSNEKFVNHFKQIHEREQIKRLNQIESARGKMRVKLVAKYSMKMEKYKNAVRDVLTPKVGYGLADELKRAGFWVHIVSNKPQAADVALKNHMVDMMDRRRVECMVLVSDDSDFVDVLKEAKLRCLKTVVVGDINDGALKRVADTGFSWSEILMGKAKKEAESVVGKWKDRDILKRLEWTYNPEVEKKVNDLEDEVVEETQNVDFEGNVIGVVDDNIKEDGKAWWELDSDGDVSSQSLKRLDWT; encoded by the coding sequence ATGGTTGTGTTACTTAAATTCTGTGAACTTTTCTGCACAACTCAACTCAAAACGTTACAAATCCTTAACCCTTTTACGTCGTTGAGTAGATTTTGTCACTTTGAATCAAAACCAGGCTTCAATTCTTGGGACCCATCCTTGCCCTTGAGaccaaaaattaccaaaaacaaTGTTGCAATTTTCTGGGATTTGGACAATAAACCACCGAACTCGTTCCCACCATACAACACTGCTGTCAAGCTAAAGGCTGCCATGGCATCTTTTGGGGTTGTTAGATACATGGTGGCATATGCGAATCATCACGCGTTTACCCATGTTCCACAAGTTGTTAGGGAGCAAAGAAAGGGGAGGAAGATATTGACTCAGTTGGAGAATAGGGGTGTGATTAAGACAGTTGAGCCATATCTTTGTCGGGTTTGTGGgaggaatttttattcaaatgagAAGTTTGTAAATCATTTTAAGCAAATTCATGAGCGTGAGCAGATAAAACGATTGAATCAGATAGAGTCAGCTAGGGGGAAGATGAGGGTGAAGTTAGTAGCTAAGTATTCCATGAAGATGGAGAAGTACAAGAATGCTGTGAGGGATGTTTTGACTCCGAAGGTGGGGTATGGTTTGGCAGATGAGTTAAAGCGGGCGGGGTTTTGGGTACACATTGTGTCAAATAAGCCACAAGCTGCAGATGTTGCTTTGAAGAATCATATGGTGGATATGATGGATAGGAGGAGAGTTGAGTGTATGGTGCTTGTGTCAGATGATTCAGATTTTGTGGATGTTTTGAAGGAGGCGAAGTTGCGATGTTTGAAGACGGTTGTTGTGGGGGATATTAATGATGGGGCTTTGAAGAGGGTTGCGGATACTGGGTTTTCTTGGAGTGAAATTTTGATGGGGAAGGCTAAGAAGGAGGCAGAATCAGTTGTTGGGAAATGGAAGGACCGTGACATTTTGAAGAGATTGGAGTGGACATATAACCCTGAGGTGGAGAAAAAGGTAAATGATCTTGAGGATGAGGTTGTTGAGGAGACCCAAAATGTGGATTTCGAAGGAAATGTTATTGGGGTAGTTGATGATAATATAAAAGAGGATGGCAAGGCTTGGTGGGAGCTGGATTCTGATGGTGATGTTTCTTCACAATCATTGAAAAGATTGGATTGGACATAA
- the LOC142612052 gene encoding uncharacterized protein LOC142612052, whose translation MSKGKEKVGSKQFRWLPPMHTTMLTVLAEEATKGNKPSNTFKPGSFATVAKAITEQFGVECHPSYVENRMRTLRTMWTTIQTLQKKSGFGWDDSLKMITCDAKTYQEKVMAHRKHADFLNMKIELYDELAIVVGKDLATGSFAKSYADIDTEHDNAESTEMVADNGEEGVVDKGKNVVESSTTGSTLSKSRKRGRAPPSDDSALTDLSDQLKKIAVALKEISRGPVDFNSLYSEVMAMAADRYSEDMLATAFDHLCENKKVARGFLAKTAKLRKLWMDSYLFTRL comes from the exons ATGtcgaaagggaaagaaaaggtgGGTAGTAAGCAATTTCGATGGTTGCCACCAATGCACACAACGATGCTAACTGTACTTGCCGAAGAGGCCACGAAGGGCAACAAGCCCTCGAACACTTTTAAGCCCGGTTCCTTCGCTACTGTCGCCAAGGCGATAACTGAACAGTTTGGGGTCGAGTGCCACCCCTCGTATGTTGAGAATCGAATGCGTACTTTGAGGACAATGTGGACTACCATTCAAACTCTTCAAAAGAAGAGTGGGTTCGGTTGGGATGATAGCTTAAAAATGATCACGTGCGATGCGAAGACGTACCAAGAGAAAGTTATG GCGCATCGGAAGCATGCTGATTTTTTGAACATGAAGATAGAGTTGTATGATGAGTTGGCCATTGTAGTGGGTAAGGATTTGGCCACAGGAAGCTTTGCTAAGTCATATGCTGATATTGACACAGAGCATGACAATGCAGAGAGCACTGAGATGGTGGCTGATAATGGGGAGGAGGGTGTTGTGGATAAGGGGAAGAATGTGGTAGAATCGTCCACCACTGGGTCCACACTTTCAAAGTCCCGCAAAAGAGGCCGTGCACCTCCCTCTGATGATAGCGCTCTGACTGATTTGTCTGATCAGCTTAAAAAAATTGCTGTGGCCTTGAAAGAAATCAGTCGGGGGCCTGTTGATTTTAATAGTCTTTACTCTGAGGTGATGGCTATGGCGGCGGATAGGTATAGTGAAGATATGCTCGCAACTGCCTTTGACCATCTGTGTGAAAATAAGAAGGTAGCTAGGGGATTTCTGGCCAAGACTGCTAAGTTGAGGAAGCTTTGGATGGATAGTTATTTGTTCACTCGACTCTGA